Part of the Mus caroli chromosome 1, CAROLI_EIJ_v1.1, whole genome shotgun sequence genome, ccacctgcctctgcctcccgagtgctgggattaaaggcgtgcgccaccacgcccggctagttttgttttttcaatgcagggtttctctgtgtagtcctggctgccctggaacttactctggagaccagactggcctaacTCAGCAATGTGCCAacttctcaaatgctggaattGTGACCATGCCTGGGTTTATTTTATATGCACgtatgcctgcagaggccagaagggggtgctAGATCACCCAAAACTGGAGTTAAGGCTGGTAGTGTGCTTTCATGTGGGTGCAGGGGAACtaagatcttctgcaagagcagacagtgctcttagaGAAAGCActgtctccagccccattttacCGATTCTAACCCTCCCCTTTTCGTAACTTTAAGCTAGTGTATGTAGCTACAGTATAGTACTGTTTAACCAGACTCTTAGTATTATATAGTCAGTATCATACTTGTTAAACTCCACGTCAAGCACGTATAAAATGCTATACAGTACATACTGTCTCAGTCAAGCTTCTAACAGCTTTACCCAGCTGGTGCCATTAATGgttaaagaaaactgaggctaAAAGCCTTAAACAGGAGACTCAAGCAGAACTGAAAACCTGGCAGAGCTAAAGGTCAACCCTCTGTCCTATCTCAACATTTACCTTGGGTGATGTAGAAGATTAAATAAAAGCACCCTTGTGTGAACTCCTGCGCAAATCGAGATTCAGCTCAGACTGACCTTTctgaagcttttcttttcttttttggttttccaagacagggcttctctgtggagccctggctgtcctggaactcactctgtagaccaggctggccttgaactcagaaatccacctgcctctgcctcccaagtgctgggattaaagacaagtgccaccaccacccagcttcctcCGGGAAGAATCGGTCTTGCGCTCTCAACACTTTAGCTGTAATTCTATCTTACTATGGCGTACAATTTCCCTGGGGAATTTTGGAACCAAGGAATCTTATCTTACTCCATCTTACAGGGCCCAGTACTGTTCCTGACATATATTTAATGTCTATTAAAGACATATTTAtagttatgtatttatttaatagacatatatttaatatctatTAAAGGAGTCCTGGATAAATATAAGGCAAGAGAAACTAAAGAGGTAATGTTACGGAAGATTTATTAATTGTGTGCAGTGAAATTTGGAAAAACCAATGACAGAAAATGGAAGtcaagttgggcatggtggcacacagttATGGTAAGCTAGGGCAGGGGGGTGTCTCTTGAATgctccaggtcaaccagggctcCATAgtgcaaccctgtctcaaaaaaccacaagaacacacaaaggaagatttctgagttttcttgAGGAGAAAGAGCAGATCTGAGAATTGGGAGGAATCGAGTGCTCAAGGCCTTCCCGTCATTTTCTCGCCCCGCTTGCACAAGGTAATTTACAGTCCCTCACGGAGGACATCTGAGTGTATGAGCTCTCTCAAGACATCCTACTTTTACACACCACACCTTTGCAGACACCTTTTTCTATCCTCCCCCGCCTTTCACTGTGCCTAGAAAGTTCTTTGCTTTTTTCCAAAACCActtctatttacttatttgttttttgtttgtttgtttttttgagacagggtttctctgtatagccctggctgtcctggaactcactttgtagaccaggctggcctcgaactcagaaattcgcctgcctctgtctcccaagtgctgggattaaaggcgtgagccaccaccgcccggcccccAAAACACTTCTAATCCTGGAATTCAACGTTTTCACTTTTTCCCCTTCGACTGCGCCACCGCAGCCCTTTCCTTCCAATAAAAGCCCGGCCGCAGCTTGGTGTGCAGCCCTTCCCCTCCTCCGGCGTCCCCGGCATCATAAAGGCTGGCTTCACCAGCGCCCGAGGACTCCTCGACTCGGCTCGCCCAGCCCCGCGACGGCGGGGAGACCCCAGACCCTGGCGCTCCGCACGCCGTGGCCTAACTTCGGCCACGGAGGCGGGGCTGCGGGTGAAGTCCAGCCACCGCGTGACAGGGTTCTAGTGTGAGGTAGGCCATCGGGCTCGGAGAGCAGGTAACGCACTGCCGAGGTCGCAACGCCACCACCACACCGCCAACCTCCGACGGACCTGGCTTTCCAACTCTCGCGAGACCGGGCCTGGCGCGCGCCTTCGGCCCCCGAGACTTGCGCGTTGCCGCTCTCTTCCGACTATGGCGGCCAGACGGCGGGAGTGAAGCCTGTAGTTCCGGGTCGGCGCCCCGGAAGCGGAAGTGTAGACTCGGGGCTGTCAAAGTTGTAGTGCTGCTCCTCGAGGGTCGGTCCCGCCACGTCTCTTCCCGGTCTCTCTGGCTCTGGAGTGCTTCCCCCTTGCGGAGGGTGGGAGCGCGGGGACAGACGGGCGAGATGAGCACCATGTTTGCAGACACGCTGCTCATCGTCTTTATCTCCGTGTGCACTGCGCTGCTCGCCGAGGGTGAGGGCGGCTGTTTCCTTGGACGTTTGATTAATCCCAGGGTGGAAGGGCACTGGGGTCCCTTGCACCCCACGAGGAAAGATCGGGAGCCTCACTTCCTGTGACCTGCGTGGTCCGTTGCAAGAAATCCCGGGCTCATCCCCCTATAGAAGCAGGAGAGTAGTGTGGAGTCATACTTCCTGATTTTCTTTACGTATTTGTGGAtacacttacaaaaacaaaacaaaacgtggGTTGATCTgactttggaaaaaaaagttaGCTACTGATAAGTATAGAGCAAAATGTCGAAATCCTTTCGTCTCCAACACTAACAATTAAAGATGGTTTGTTgtgatttccatttatttctcaTTAGCATGTTGCTTTTACTGTTTTAGGCATAACCTGGGTCCTGGTTTACAGGACAGACAAATACAAGAGATTGAAGGCAGAAGtggaaaaacaaagtaaaaaatgtGAGTATGGTAAGACGGTGGACGGTTCAACACGGGAAGTTCAATGGGTGCATGTTCACAGTAACTAAGAGAGGAGCATACCAAGAATACAACGAGCCAGTGTTCCTTGTTAGGGAAactgaaatctcagcactcaggagatggacaTGATTGTGAGTTCCCAGCTAGTGTGGGTTACATAGGGAGATTCATGTTACAAACAAAACCATACTCTTGGTAAAGATAGAAATCAAAGACCTTTGTGCAGCATCTTTAATAAAGCTAAAAGGAATCTGGGTGTGGTAGAGCTCCAGATagggcaggcctggtctacattcCAGGCTGAATCTACTGCGTGTCGAGATCTTGCCTAAGAAGTGGGGAAAGCTAAAGGAGAAAGGGGtcatggcagacacacacacacagagtcttcaTTCTAAAGAAGAGTTCCTGTTCTGTTGTGAGAGACTATGGAAGACCTCATGGTACAGATGGACCCAGTGCCTTGTGGACTAGTTAGAAGGTAGATAGAAGATAAAAGAGTGAGAGGAAATTCTAGGGAAAGGAGAAATCACGTTAGTAAACATGGAGATTTGAATGTGTGAGCTGTGTTTGGAGAATAAGTCTCTGTGACTAGTGTCAGTGGGAGTGGTACCCTTTAAAGTTTAGCCAAGTTTCAGTCGGGTGAGAAAGctgaaaaatgtttgaaaaaatgATTAACATGGGTAAAATTTGTGGCCTTAGAAGGAAAGTTAAAATTTAGTAGGGCACAGCTGATCATATAAATAAGGCCTTaggtagcccaggcaggcctcacaTTTCTGACGCCTCACCCTTAGCTCCCCAGTTGCTGGGACTTTGAATGGTTCTCTAAAAGCACAGTTGGTAGccagtgttgtttgtttgttttgcttttatgagGTGGGTCTCATTTAGCCCtgcttggctttgaactcactagctgaagatgaccttgagctGATTCTCCTACCTTCCAAGAGATGGAACTATAGAAATTCAGAACCCTAAACCATACCTAACTTGGCTTCTAAGAGTTTCTACAGCTACCTTTATTCCTATATCCTTCTTATTTCCTTATATCTTTATAAGTTTTGTgagtgtctgtttttttgtttgtttgtttgtttgtttattctgttttgtttttagttttagacagggtcttatataggccaggctagcctatATAAGCTAACTCCCTTAGCTGAgtttgaccttgaacttatgatctccTGTTTCTGCTCActaagtgctggggtcacagttATTCACCATCAAGTCAGTTTATGGGGTGCAGGGGACTGcactcagggctttgtgtatggtaagcaagcactctgtcagTTGAGCTGTACTCCTCAGCTCCCCTTGCATTCTTCCCCCCGTAAATTATCCTATGTGAGGGGCTCAGAGCATAGAGCTGTGATAGAGTTCGTGCCTGGCATGCCCAAAGCCTGGAGTTCACCCTCAGCAGTGAAAAATATGTCATTTGGTTCACATAAAAACCATTGTGGTTGGTTATAAAAATGTTTCCACCTTATGGGACAGGAGATTGAGACCCAGGAAGTTAATGATAGACTTACATCACGAGAAAACAAAGAACTGCAGACTAAACTCAGACTTTTGTTTTTGAGCCTAGACTTTGAAAATTACAGTTCGCCATCCTTTATTCAAAGTTGATAATGTTGGCTCGCCATATTCAAACCAAATTCATTATATTTACCTTCACAAACATGACCTTCCAGGATTTTTTTACCTTGGTGATTTTATGCTTTTAGCAGGGAAATctgaaaatcttttttatttttaatttttagtgcatatataataaatatatataatattatatatatatatatatatatatattttttttttttttttttggtgtttttttgagacagggtttctctgtatagccctggatgtcctggaactcactttgtagaccaggccggcctcgaacttagaaatccgcctgcctctgcctcccaagtgctgggattaaaggcgtgcgccaccaccgcctgtcttatttttatttatttatttattttattatatataagtacactgtagctgtcttcagacactccagaagagggtgtcagatcttgttatggatggttgtgagccaccatgtggttgctgggaattgaactcaggacatttggaagagcagtcggtgctcttaaccgctaagccatctctccagcccccaaaatcttttttaaaaaagtaatatgcttgctttctttgctgcTGTGTCTACTTGCTAGCATGGACATGCTGCTAGGACATGGTTCTTTGTGTTCATGTATGCACCTGTGTGACTGGAGAAGTGACTGGTGCATGCTAAACAGGTTGccttggtttggggttttttgttttgttctgctttagGTTTTTTGGCCTTGACTGACtgagaacttgctgtgtaactcGGGCTGCCCTTGACCTCCCAGCTGACCTTCTTTCTAGTTTAGGGGTTACAGGTATAAGGCACGCCCCCTTTGTTCAAGCACTTGTTATTCCTGCCTGTAGTTCATTATTAAAGCCTGTACCCGATGTCCTCTTGAATGGTTGTAGATCTTTTTACATCTCCCATACCTGCCAAACCCACCTATTCTCAAGTAGCATGTTCCGTTGACTCTATGAAAGCGCCTCGTGTTATTCAGATTTGCTCTGTAGGGTTCATGTAGCATCTTTTTCAGAACATAAATGTGGTTATGCTACTTGTCTCCTTGATATGGCTTTTAGGATAAAAACCTCTGTGCTGGGTGGGATGGCACTTGTCTGTGATTCTAGTGTTCAGGAGACTGAAACAGGGAGTCCtcagtttgaggctagtctgagctacatagctaAAGCCAACTTCAAGAAAGCAATGGACAGACTTAGTACATGCCTTAAATCTCTGAGGTAAAGGCAGGAgtatctctgagttccaggccagtctggtctataaacaAGTTTCAGACCAGTCAGAGCTGCAtacagagaccatgtctcaaacaaacaaaccaggaaaaaaaaaaagggaggagcagcagcagctgccaggtgtggtggctctaGTTTCTGGCAgcttggtccacagagtgagttaaGGACAGCCAAGGGTTACATAGTGATGAGAACatgtagaaaggaaggaaggaatgtagGTAGACATGGCTTTAGCCCTCAAGAGATGAGCTGCAGTTAAGAATGCTTTCTGTTCTTGTAATACTACCCAGTACCCACATTATGTGGCTCAtggctgcctgtaattccagttccagggatccattgccctctttTGGCCCTGTGAGCATCTGTACAGAAGACATGGTGCATATACAGACAAGCAGgagcgcgtgcgcgcgcgcacgcgcgcacacacacacacaccccacattttttaaaaaaccttttaaaaaaaatatgacccAGTAAAGCTCAGGAAAATAAGATTCTTCCTACCCTTCTTTTCtgacattgtttgtttgtttgtttgtttttgtggggctTTAAGATAGCACCTTACTATATACTTCAGGCTTGCTTCTAAgttgcaatcttcctgcctcagcttctgctaGAGTGGCATTGCAAGGGtatgctaccatgtctggctttccTGAAGCCACTTCTTACCTCATACTCTCCTGTGTTCTTTGCCTGGTTTCCTAGGGCCCTTTTCTAACTTCTGACTGGGGCTTGGATTTTCCTGCTGTTGATTCTTAGTATTCGCTATTCCTTTCATGGTAAACTTTTTCCCTTTGTATTTTTTAGTAAACTCTTAGGCTTATTTAGTCACCAGATCTTTGTACTTTCTGATTTATCCATAGGCCTCTCCTTGGAGCGCTTGCTGCAGTTGTGATCACCTCCTCCTATCTCCCCCTTctccgggtttctctgtgtatccctggctgtcctggaactggccctgtagtccaggctggccttgaactcagattctccttcctctgcctcctgagtgctgcagttaaaggtgtgcaccaccaccatctggctacAGTTGCAATCTTTTCGTACCTGTCAACTATGGTTATTAGGATTAGGGTTTTGCTCTACTCCAGTGTAATGTCTGTGAAGGCAAAGTAGTATCTCTAGCCCTTAACGTGATCCTAGATAGTTGTGAAAGTGCTTCATAGGCTAAAGGATAACGTGTCTCTGTAGCACGGCATGTTTCTGAGAAACTTTGTTATGATCACATACTAGTTAGCATGTACTGTATCTGAATAGAAAGTtctttatgtaatatatatgtgtatgtatgtgtatatatatatatatatatatgtacatatatataatttactatCATATTTACTTCAATGAGTATTCTCATATCTTAgccatggatttttttccttaagtttttTAGGCTTTTCATTAGTGTctataatttttctgtttgtttgtttgtttttttgttttttgtcttttgatacagggtttctctgtatagccctggctgtcctggaacttataggtctttgtagaccaggctggcctcgaactcagaaatccgcctgcctctgcctcctgagtgctgggattaaaggcgtgcgccaccaggcccggcaGTGTCTATAATTTTTACATggagtttatttacattttggaAGCAAATGAAAAGtttacttttaatatataattttatgtgtttatgtttacagtagagaagaagaaggaaactaTAACAGAGTCAGCTGGTCGACAACAGAAGAAGAAGATAGGTAAGCCAGTAACCTAAATATAacttgggttgtgtgtgtgtgtgtgcatgtctgtgtgtgtctatatgtgtgtgcgtgtgtctatgtatgtgtatgtatatatgtgtgtgtgtgtctatgtatgtatgtgtgtgtgtatatatatatatatatatatatatatatatatatatatgtgtgtgtgtgtgtgtgtgtgtgtgtgtgtgtgtgtgtgtcttgttgtagatactgttttatttatttattttttttcctgagacagtgtttctctgtgtagctttgactaTCTAGGAATTCAtgttgtaggccaggctggcctaaaactaacagagatcctcttgcccctacttcctgagtgctgggattaaaggcatgtatcaccaccacccaggtttttaaataatatttgcaaTTAAATAGTTTTATCACTTTACCATGttcctttctcctgctcctccctcaAACCTTCCCATACCTCCTTCCATCTTAAATCCATAGCCTCTTATTCTTTGATTACTATTGTTAAATACATCTATGAATATGCATGCATAAGTATATAAATACTATCTGgttcttctctttttgttgttttgtgtatgttgTTTCAAAGCTGACCACTTTGTATCGTATAGCCAATAAGAGTGCTCATCCCCAAGCAAAGCTAATTTTCCCCTCTCAGTAGTCATTAGTTTCATAAAGTTCTTTATCTGGGGGTGGGACCCTGTGAAATCTTGTCCCTTCCATGTTATTGTGTTGATGCTATTGTCTATTGATTTGCCattgttctggtcttgtttatgtagccatttctaggagagtcAGTTTCAATAtcagacttcctggtattctggcttgTACAATTCTTTTGCTCCCTCttttgtgatgttccctgagcagGGATGCAGGAGCTGTGGagtagatgtatccactggggctGGGTTCTGCACAGTCTGttgttttctgctttgtgttgagttgtgattttctgtgatggtctccatttggTTGCCAAGAGAAGCTTTTTAAATGAGGATggtagctacacttatctgtaggATAAGGATAGGATTTAGAGTAGACAGGAGTTATGTGGCATACCAAAGTGGAGGTAGTagattggttttctttttttcaagctTTTAActtgtgagcctctatgtggatactgggaattgaatccacatccactagaagagcagccagttttctTAACTGCGGGGCCATCTCTCTCCCCCCAGTAGTCTTTCTAAGATCTATGACCTCACTAGTTCCAGGAAGTTGGCTAGCTTTCTAAGCAtgacttccttcttgtttagtggGCCATGAGTCTAATTAGACATCTGTTGGTTCCCACCGATCTGTATCTGCCACTCATAGCACTTTTTAAACTGAAATATTTTGGCATTCTTCTATATTTAAACATTGTTTTAGTATGGAGTAAGCAACAGCCCACATATTCACTTCGTCTTATTGAGTGATATTGAAACAAAATGCTATTGTAATCTCCAGACAGtgataatttattaaataattaagcTGTGCTCAGTATTTTTGAACTAAccagtttcttcttttcagagagacaagaagagaaacTAAAGAACAACAATAGAG contains:
- the Tmco1 gene encoding calcium load-activated calcium channel; amino-acid sequence: MSTMFADTLLIVFISVCTALLAEGITWVLVYRTDKYKRLKAEVEKQSKKLEKKKETITESAGRQQKKKIERQEEKLKNNNRDLSMVRMKSMFAIGFCFTALMGMFNSM